One part of the Magallana gigas chromosome 5, xbMagGiga1.1, whole genome shotgun sequence genome encodes these proteins:
- the LOC105348558 gene encoding YTH domain-containing family protein 3 has translation MSASIDQRTKGQPNQVANGSVKETVKDEEFEPYLQQAPHQGGYNTAPMSSPGVSDPFMPSYYTQAMPFTPYMNQGIGDGSAWSNGTDAATMLSFGGYDYNGIFGGFGYPQFGWQPDYSGGNDYWNTATQGRQKDTRVYEQDYYRPENMIPSDPYMNGEFDGRDPSGMNSVEQGLKGMNIAGDGPVDPNMVNESGHLEQNGGTVSAQSNGSSSAPKKTSWAAIASQPARPQPKLQPRSIPRAPMNPNKNLDIGTWDQRNNPGNKQGVNGGNQSRNSWASAPRSRTMNNNYSGNSNSNQSSNASGNGGQGSVQASASGSLASSHPVLEKLRSANQYNPRDFNLNPRGARFFIIKSYSEDDIHRSIKYSIWCSTDHGNKRLDQAFKERDNKGPIYLFFSVNGSGHFCGMAQMMSSLDYGKQAGVWAQDKWRGQFEVKWIYVKDVPNSQLRHIRLENNENKPVTNSRDTQEVPPEKGKSVLKIMHNYRATTSIFDDFGHYEKRQEEDGNDKTVSSKPSSGGRDREQ, from the exons ATGTCGGCAAGCATTGATCAG AGGACGAAAGGACAGCCAAATCAAG TGGCAAATGGATCTGTTAAAGAAACCGTGAAAGACGAGGAATTTGAACCCTATTTGCAACAGGCTCCTCACCAG ggAGGATACAATACTGCCCCAATGTCTAGCCCAGGTGTGTCTGATCCATTTATGCCAAGCTACTACACTCAAGCCATGCCCTTTACTCCGTACATGAATCAAGGAATTGGTGATGGAAGTGCCTGGTCTAATGGAACTGATGCTGCAACAATGTTATCTTTCGGAGGCTATGACTATAATGGTATCTTTGGAGGCTTTGGATATCCTCAGTTTGGATGGCAACCTGATTATTCTGGTGGCAATGACTATTGGAATACTGCAACGCAAGGACGTCAAAAGGATACCCGAGTTTACGAGCAAGACTATTATAGGCCTGAAAACATGATACCCTCTGATCCCTACATGAATGGTGAATTTGACGGACGAGATCCATCTGGAATGAATAGTGTTGAACAAGGGTTGAAAGGCATGAATATCGCTGGTGATGGTCCTGTTGATCCTAATATGGTGAATGAATCTGGACATTTGGAGCAGAATGGAGGCACTGTCTCTGCACAGTCTAATGGTAGTTCGTCGGCACCAAAGAAAACTTCTTGGGCTGCAATTGCCAGCCAACCAGCGAGACCCCAGCCAAAACTCCAACCCAGGTCAATCCCACGTGCCCCTATGAATCCCAATAAGAATTTGGACATTGGTACTTGGGATCAGAGAAACAATCCCGGGAATAAGCAGGGTGTGAATGGAGGCAACCAGTCGAGAAATTCTTGGGCATCGGCCCCTAGAAGTAGAACAATGAATAACAACTATTCgggaaattcaaattcaaaccAATCATCTAATGCATCTGGAAATGGAGGACAGGGATCGGTCCAAGCATCCGCTAGTGGAAGCCTTGCATCTTCCCACCCAGTTCTGGAAAAACTACGCTCTGCTAACCAATACAATCCTCGTGATTTTAACTTAAATCCTCGTGGAGCTCGTTTTTTCATCATCAAAAGCTACTCTGAAGATGACATTCACCGCTCGATCAAGTACAGCATCTGGTGTAGCACGGATCATGGAAACAAAAGACTGGACCAGGCATTTAAGGAACGCGATAACAAAGGTCCCATTTACTTGTTCTTCAGTGTGAATGGATCTGGACACTTCTGTGGAATGGCGCAAATGATGTCTAGTTTGGACTATGGAAAACAAGCTGGCGTCTGGGCTCAGGACAAGTGGAGAGGCCAGTTTGAAGTGAAATGGATCTATGTGAAAGACGTACCCAACTCTCAATTGCGACACATTCGCTTggaaaacaatgaaaacaaaccTGTGACCAATTCAAGAGACACACAGGAGGTACCCCCTGAGAAAGGAAAGTCAGTTCTGAAAATCATGCACAACTACCGCGCTACCACGTCCATCTTTGATGACTTTGGACACTATGAGAAAAGGCAGGAAGAAGATGGTAATGATAAAACTGTAAGCTCTAAGCCCTCGTCTGGAGGCCGGGATAGAGAACAGTAA
- the LOC105348559 gene encoding palmitoyltransferase ZDHHC22, whose amino-acid sequence MLNLFVKFFEFTQSLMLTLDTYQDRPPNHRPVYTKNLLVILNYGGMIYVLAFITLLHWVASSVCLPGIYHNELQEDPDFSFFYQRLFFWYLTINALGQWVLTILNSVKSVYSTASDLPMFNDSTHQDWTKCTKCDQNVPPRARHCSICERCILKRDHHCFFTGCCIGFHNQRHFILWAFYGIVGTAFGLYYLEQYLSIHYVSFLGTEFFKYFLPYALVITIVGKSSFYTFLAIFWFYITISTGLFCVYIFFWQINLILNGQTSYELVKGQKIYQTNFWEQMRSVFGPNWAIQFLFPCPWVKQEGDGVSWNFHNTKFL is encoded by the coding sequence ATGCTGAATTTGTTTGTGAAGTTTTTTGAGTTTACACAAAGCCTAATGCTAACCCTAGACACATACCAAGACCGGCCTCCCAACCATCGGCCGGTATACACAAAAAACCTCCTGGTGATACTGAATTATGGTGGAATGATATATGTTTTGGCCTTCATCACTCTTTTGCACTGGGTTGCTTCCAGTGTGTGCCTCCCCGGGATATACCACAATGAACTGCAGGAGGATCCAGACTTTTCATTTTTCTATCAACGACTGTTTTTCTGGTACCTGACAATCAACGCCCTCGGACAATGGGTACTAACCATTCTGAATAGTGTCAAATCTGTTTACAGCACTGCATCTGACCTACCCATGTTCAATGACTCTACGCACCAGGATTGGACAAAGTGCACCAAATGTGACCAAAATGTCCCACCTAGGGCTCGCCACTGTAGCATTTGTGAACGATGTATACTAAAAAGAGACCACCACTGCTTTTTCACAGGATGCTGCATTGGTTTTCACAATCAAAGGCACTTTATCTTGTGGGCCTTTTATGGCATTGTTGGTACTGCTTTTGGCCTATATTATTTGGAGCAATATCTAAGCATCCATTATGTCTCATTTTTAGGCACAGAGTTCTTTAAATATTTCCTGCCATATGCTCTTGTCATCACTATTGTTGGTAAATCATCATTTTATACTTTCTTGGCCATTTTCTGGTTTTATATCACCATATCAACTGGACTTTTTTGTGTGTACATTTTCTTCTGGCAGATAAATCTGATCCTAAATGGTCAGACTAGCTATGAGTTGGTAAAAGGCCAAAAAATTTACCAGACTAATTTCTGGGAACAAATGAGGTCTGTGTTTGGTCCTAACTGGGCCATTCAGTTCCTCTTCCCTTGCCCATGGGTCAAACAAGAGGGGGATGGAGTATCGTGGAATTTTCACAATACCAAGTTCTTGTAG